A region from the Diadema setosum chromosome 13, eeDiaSeto1, whole genome shotgun sequence genome encodes:
- the LOC140236627 gene encoding uncharacterized protein — translation MSRDWERNLTSTLRETEDNLGRMRNRLDPARHKPIESSLMDAPPDYGSSNGYPAMRQGSSRKERPVSAVYGSTSSPSYELYRHSTPSTGLVALLSEKVERQNKTIEQLSHKINDLENDRRKDDIRVRDLEQQVNELSARLQGHRGHEVSTTMYIESWQRDVRGRLDELHERITKQMLGGIDGYRSEDALASLTRDLHEMKRSLQSECDALHHEIETLRSRMVKQEMDTTGQLVDTKELGRRMDRLDRKFTKLSSDVQFSQSQGGRLSPGIHQGLGHPQHHSTQKDVRDLKSEMTKLLSTFSKLESASQVSHSSSKSNPSTISTTTVSSSGKSNYREDAVNSESSTSLEDLTSSEVSLPLNISQEILGEEEEDGRKGKGGVAVKSDQIEDDFDDHDDYSLSLSDLEGSQKDGDFGSALSLDSDQLDSDLI, via the exons ATGTCCCGTGATTGGGAAAGGAATCTTACAAGCACACTTAGAGAGACAGAGGACAATTTGGGCCGAATGCGG AATCGTCTGGACCCAGCGAGGCACAAGCCAATTGAAAGCTCCCTGATGGATGCACCTCCAG ACTACGGCTCCAGCAATGGATATCCTGCCATGAGACAGGGAAGCAGCAGAAAGGAGCGTCCAGTGTCGGCCGTGTATGGCAGCACGTCGTCCCCCAGCTATGAGCTCTACCGGCATAGCACGCCCTCTACTGGCCTGGTGGCTCTTCTGTCAGAGAAAGTTGAGAGGCAGAACAAG ACTATAGAGCAGCTATCCCACAAAATCAATGACCTTGAGAATGATCGGAGGAAGGATGACATCAGAGTGCGCGACCTTGAGCAGCAGGTCAACGAACTCTCTGCCAGACTTCAGGGACACAGAGGTCATGAGGTTAGCACCACAATGT ACATTGAGAGCTGGCAGCGCGATGTCAGGGGCCGCCTGGACGAGCTCCACGAGCGGATCACGAAGCAGATGCTTGGGGGAATCGACGGCTATCGCAGTGAGGATGCCCTTGCATCGCTAACCCGGGATCTTCATGAGAT GAAGAGAAGCCTTCAGTCAGAGTGCGATGCCCTCCACCATGAGATTGAAACCCTAAGGTCAAGGATGGTCAAGCAGGAGATGGACACCACTGGACAGCTGGTGGACACCAAGGAGCTGGGCAGGAGGATGGACAGATTGGACAGG AAGTTTACAAAGCTGTCCTCGGATGTACAGTTCAGCCAGTCCCAGGGGGGCAGACTTTCTCCGGGAATTCACCAGGGATTGGGACATCCCCAGCACCACAGCACTCAGAAGGATGTTCGGGATCTCAA GAGTGAGATGACAAAGTTGTTATCAACATTCAGCAAGCTGGAGAGCGCATCTCAGGTCTCACACAGCAGCTCCAAGTCCAACCCATCCACCATCTCCACGACAACCGTCTCTTCATCGGGCAAGAGTAA TTACCGGGAGGATGCAGTGAACAGCGAGAGCAGCACCAGCCTGGAGGACCTGACCAGCTCGGAGGTCTCGCTGCCCCTCAACATCAGCCAGGAGATCCTGggcgaggaggaggaggatgggagGAAGGGGAAGGGTGGGGTTGCGGTGAAGAGCGACCAGATAGAAGATGACTTTGATGATCATG ATGACTATAGTCTGTCCCTGTCAGACCTCGAGGGGAGTCAGAAGGACGGAGACTTTGGCAGTGCCCTCTCTCTGGACTCGGACCAGCTCGACTCGGACCTCATCTGA